From a single Planctellipticum variicoloris genomic region:
- a CDS encoding DUF1592 domain-containing protein: MIAAAAVLVVIGGFGAWQFFGRAARESTVARASEPPPKPDEFFPKAQPLLQKLCLDCHQGDEAEAGFDFSLAKSTEEVRKDRKVWERAYEMFEAGIMPPADTLQPTKEERDQLLAVLNEALYAVDCTGGIDPGRVTIRRLNRAEYNNTIRDLLGVDFEPAADFPSDDVGYGFDNIGDVLSLPPLLMEKYLAAAEAIAAKSILVIDPKLPSQTPIPVDRLQLSKVALPRDEGLILVSNGGFVAPLEIVVEGKYKLSVSAAGQQAGEEPARMEFKLDGQKLLTFDVKGRNSRFNEFSHEVPLTPGRHEWEVTFTNDFYDQEKKQDRNLMVKNVELIGPLEIDPSTLPGSHRELVAVKPAEFVTVGEAARNNLREFVTRAFRRPIRDDELTPFTKLAELAVSRGDSFEQAMQIALQGVLVSPQFLFRIETDKNPNDPADRHALNDYELASRLSYFLWSSLPDEELFAAADRGDLDTAAVLQQQVERMLQDPKSQALIDNFAEQWLQLRILDEITPDPKTFPEFTPELRADMQEETRQFFGGVVREDRSVLDFLEGSFTFVNERLAKHYGLPDVVGNEFQRVSLEGTQRGGLLTQASILTLTSNPDRTSPVKRGKWIMEVVLDTPPPPPPPNVPELAESSKANPDMSLRQQMELHRQNPACASCHRQMDALGFGLENFDAIGRWRDQDGKLPIDTAGELPDGSRFQGPLELAQILKGRRRQFCETLAERMLTFALGRGLEFYDRCTTDRIVQALERNDYRFSVLIQEIVRSEPFCMRRGEEQKP; this comes from the coding sequence GTGATCGCTGCAGCCGCCGTGCTGGTCGTGATCGGGGGGTTTGGGGCCTGGCAGTTTTTCGGCCGGGCGGCGCGGGAGTCGACGGTCGCCCGGGCTTCCGAGCCGCCGCCGAAGCCGGATGAGTTTTTCCCGAAGGCCCAGCCGCTGCTGCAGAAGCTCTGCCTCGACTGCCACCAGGGGGACGAGGCGGAGGCCGGCTTCGATTTCAGCCTGGCGAAGTCGACCGAGGAAGTCCGCAAGGACCGCAAGGTGTGGGAACGGGCGTACGAGATGTTCGAAGCGGGCATCATGCCCCCCGCCGATACGCTGCAGCCGACAAAGGAGGAGCGAGACCAGTTACTCGCCGTGCTCAACGAGGCGCTCTATGCCGTCGACTGCACCGGCGGCATTGATCCCGGACGAGTGACGATCCGCCGGCTGAACCGGGCCGAGTACAACAATACCATTCGCGACCTGCTGGGGGTCGACTTCGAGCCGGCGGCCGATTTTCCCTCCGACGATGTGGGGTACGGCTTCGACAACATCGGCGACGTCCTTTCGCTGCCTCCGCTGTTGATGGAGAAGTACCTGGCTGCGGCGGAGGCGATTGCGGCAAAGTCGATCCTGGTGATTGATCCCAAACTGCCGTCTCAGACGCCGATTCCTGTCGACCGGTTGCAGTTGTCCAAAGTGGCCCTGCCGCGCGACGAAGGCCTGATCCTCGTTTCGAACGGCGGCTTCGTGGCACCGCTGGAAATCGTCGTGGAGGGCAAATACAAGCTCTCGGTTTCGGCCGCGGGCCAGCAGGCGGGCGAGGAGCCGGCCCGGATGGAGTTCAAGCTGGATGGCCAGAAGCTCCTGACCTTCGATGTGAAAGGCCGCAATTCCCGATTCAACGAGTTCTCCCACGAGGTGCCGCTGACGCCTGGTCGGCATGAGTGGGAGGTCACCTTCACGAACGACTTCTACGATCAGGAGAAGAAGCAGGACCGCAATCTGATGGTCAAGAACGTCGAACTGATCGGACCGCTGGAGATCGATCCGTCGACGCTGCCGGGGAGCCATCGAGAACTGGTCGCCGTCAAGCCGGCGGAATTCGTGACCGTCGGCGAAGCGGCCCGGAACAATCTGCGGGAATTTGTGACGCGGGCGTTCCGCCGGCCGATCCGGGATGACGAGCTGACCCCGTTCACGAAGCTGGCCGAGCTGGCGGTCTCGCGCGGCGACAGCTTCGAGCAAGCGATGCAGATCGCCCTGCAGGGGGTGCTGGTTTCGCCTCAGTTCCTGTTCCGCATCGAGACGGACAAGAATCCGAACGACCCCGCCGATCGTCATGCGCTCAATGACTACGAGCTGGCCTCCCGGCTGTCGTATTTCCTGTGGAGCAGCCTGCCGGACGAAGAACTGTTCGCCGCCGCCGATCGGGGCGATCTGGATACGGCCGCGGTGCTGCAGCAGCAGGTCGAGCGGATGTTGCAGGATCCGAAATCGCAGGCATTGATCGATAACTTTGCCGAGCAGTGGCTGCAGCTCCGGATTCTCGACGAGATCACCCCCGACCCGAAGACGTTTCCCGAGTTCACGCCCGAATTGCGGGCGGACATGCAGGAGGAAACCCGGCAGTTTTTCGGGGGCGTGGTGCGGGAAGACCGGAGCGTGCTCGATTTCCTGGAAGGCTCCTTCACCTTCGTCAACGAGCGGCTGGCGAAGCATTACGGACTGCCGGATGTCGTCGGCAATGAGTTTCAGCGCGTGAGCCTGGAAGGGACCCAGCGCGGGGGGCTGCTGACGCAGGCCAGCATCCTGACGCTGACTTCGAATCCCGACCGCACATCGCCGGTCAAGCGGGGCAAGTGGATTATGGAGGTCGTGCTCGACACTCCTCCTCCTCCACCGCCGCCCAATGTTCCGGAGCTCGCGGAATCCTCGAAAGCCAATCCTGACATGAGCTTACGGCAGCAGATGGAGCTGCACCGTCAGAATCCGGCCTGCGCCTCCTGTCATCGGCAGATGGACGCACTGGGATTTGGACTGGAGAATTTTGATGCGATCGGACGATGGCGCGATCAAGATGGTAAACTGCCGATTGACACGGCGGGCGAACTGCCCGACGGCAGCCGGTTCCAGGGACCGCTGGAGCTGGCCCAGATTCTGAAGGGCCGACGTCGCCAGTTCTGCGAAACGCTCGCCGAACGGATGCTGACTTTTGCACTGGGGCGCGGTCTGGAGTTTTACGATCGCTGCACGACCGACCGCATCGTGCAGGCTCTCGAACGAAACGACTACCGATTCTCGGTATTGATTCAGGAAATTGTGCGCAGCGAACCGTTCTGCATGCGACGCGGAGAGGAACAGAAGCCATGA
- a CDS encoding DUF1552 domain-containing protein, giving the protein MTDRSSLNRRTFLQGAGALVGLPLLEAFGPRMAFGAGPASAPLRTAFVFFPNGAIMPDWNPEAEGRDYVLPATLQDLAPIRDKFNVLTGLSQDNAKAKGDGPGDHARSAATFLTGEHPTKTAGADIKAGVSVDQVAAQRIGQHTRLPSLEIGTEGGRNAGQCDSGYSCAYSSNISWKTPSQPMAKEINPRLVFERMFGKPGEEKERRRREFYRQSILDAVAGDAQKLQPKLGATDRRKLEEYFTSVREIEQRIERSQAETARIPIPEMELPRGVPKDLDEHLRLMYDLLALAFQTDTTRIATYMVANEGSNRSYPMVGVNDGHHHLSHHQNKQELVDQIKKIDKFLMSHFARFLQKLDGMQEGDGTLLDHSMIVYGSAIGDGNRHNHNDLPILLAGRGNGSIATGRHVVYPKDTPLNNLFLSMLDRMEAGVESLGDSSGRLTGLEG; this is encoded by the coding sequence ATGACCGATCGCTCATCCCTGAACCGACGCACGTTTCTGCAGGGGGCCGGCGCGCTCGTGGGGCTGCCGCTGCTCGAAGCCTTCGGGCCGCGGATGGCGTTTGGGGCCGGACCGGCCTCCGCGCCGCTGCGCACGGCGTTCGTCTTCTTCCCGAACGGGGCGATCATGCCGGACTGGAATCCGGAGGCCGAAGGCCGGGATTACGTTCTGCCGGCGACGCTGCAGGATCTCGCTCCGATCCGCGACAAATTCAACGTGCTGACCGGCCTGTCGCAGGACAATGCGAAAGCCAAGGGGGACGGCCCGGGCGACCACGCCCGCTCCGCCGCCACGTTCCTGACCGGGGAGCATCCGACCAAGACCGCCGGCGCGGACATCAAGGCGGGGGTGTCCGTGGATCAGGTGGCCGCCCAGCGGATCGGCCAGCACACGCGTCTGCCTTCGCTGGAGATCGGCACGGAAGGGGGTCGCAACGCCGGCCAGTGCGATTCCGGGTACAGTTGTGCGTACTCTTCGAACATTTCCTGGAAGACTCCCAGCCAGCCGATGGCCAAAGAAATCAACCCGCGGCTGGTTTTCGAGCGGATGTTCGGCAAGCCGGGGGAGGAGAAGGAACGTCGTCGTCGCGAGTTCTATCGGCAGAGCATTCTGGACGCGGTGGCGGGGGACGCGCAGAAGCTGCAGCCGAAGCTCGGGGCGACCGACCGCCGCAAGCTGGAAGAATACTTCACCAGCGTCCGCGAGATCGAGCAGCGGATCGAGCGTTCGCAGGCCGAGACCGCCCGGATTCCGATTCCGGAAATGGAGCTGCCGCGCGGGGTGCCGAAGGATCTCGACGAGCACTTGCGGCTGATGTACGACCTGCTGGCGCTGGCCTTCCAGACGGATACGACCCGCATTGCGACGTACATGGTGGCCAACGAAGGAAGCAATCGCAGCTACCCGATGGTGGGGGTGAACGACGGGCATCATCACCTGTCGCACCACCAGAACAAGCAGGAGCTGGTCGACCAGATCAAGAAGATCGACAAGTTTCTGATGTCCCACTTCGCCCGCTTCCTGCAGAAGCTCGACGGCATGCAGGAAGGGGATGGGACACTGCTCGACCACAGCATGATCGTGTACGGCAGCGCGATCGGCGACGGCAATCGGCACAACCACAACGATCTGCCGATCCTGCTCGCGGGCAGGGGCAACGGCTCAATCGCGACGGGCCGGCACGTCGTCTACCCCAAGGATACGCCGCTCAACAACCTGTTCCTGTCGATGCTGGACCGGATGGAAGCGGGGGTGGAGAGTCTGGGGGACAGCAGCGGGCGATTGACGGGGCTGGAGGGGTGA
- a CDS encoding FHA domain-containing protein, producing MRAELIPVAGGKPIAIVRDVTVVGRQPETCDVVLDKNSISKMHCIVVRTDGLLFIRDLGSTNGTKVNGQRVVRGALLPGDELSFASEKFRIEMGPDAPEADAEPDDRAVTEEIVLPQAEIVEYFGFVEPESDRSDSDVRMLGEDD from the coding sequence ATGCGTGCGGAACTGATCCCGGTCGCCGGCGGCAAGCCGATTGCAATTGTCCGGGATGTGACGGTCGTCGGGCGTCAGCCCGAAACCTGCGACGTGGTCCTGGATAAAAACAGCATTTCCAAGATGCATTGCATCGTGGTCCGCACCGACGGGCTGCTGTTCATCCGCGACCTCGGCAGCACGAACGGCACCAAGGTCAACGGTCAGCGGGTGGTTCGCGGAGCCCTCCTGCCGGGAGACGAACTTTCGTTTGCCAGCGAGAAGTTCCGGATCGAGATGGGTCCCGATGCGCCGGAGGCCGATGCAGAACCGGACGATCGGGCCGTTACCGAAGAAATCGTCTTGCCGCAGGCCGAAATCGTCGAGTACTTCGGCTTTGTCGAGCCCGAAAGCGACCGGTCCGACAGCGACGTCCGCATGCTCGGGGAGGACGATTGA
- a CDS encoding chemotaxis protein CheX — MMNVEIINPFVIATVALFDKMLQCRLTRGDLALIPAVQHYHGVTAIIDLTGDCNCRVALNLCRPVALSATSQWTGESVSAINADVVDTVGELVNIIAGQARAQLEHLPLQMGLPQVLKTPTHRVEFPNVMRAIHIPFHSEWGLLSVDVGMDSRSLAVEAASADVAPVATA; from the coding sequence ATGATGAACGTCGAAATCATCAATCCGTTCGTGATCGCCACCGTCGCACTCTTCGACAAAATGCTGCAATGCCGCCTGACCCGCGGCGACCTGGCCCTGATTCCCGCCGTGCAGCACTACCACGGAGTCACAGCGATCATCGATCTGACCGGCGACTGCAATTGCCGCGTCGCCCTCAATCTCTGTCGCCCGGTCGCCCTGTCCGCCACGTCCCAGTGGACCGGAGAATCGGTCTCGGCCATCAACGCAGACGTCGTCGATACCGTCGGCGAGCTCGTCAACATTATCGCCGGACAGGCACGCGCGCAACTGGAGCACCTTCCCTTGCAGATGGGACTGCCGCAGGTGCTCAAAACCCCCACGCATCGCGTCGAGTTTCCAAACGTCATGCGAGCCATCCATATTCCGTTCCATTCGGAATGGGGGCTCCTCTCGGTCGACGTCGGGATGGACAGCCGCTCGCTCGCCGTCGAGGCCGCCAGCGCCGACGTCGCCCCCGTCGCGACCGCCTGA
- the lpxD gene encoding UDP-3-O-(3-hydroxymyristoyl)glucosamine N-acyltransferase, with protein MSLTAADLARLVSAELFGPADRSITGAAALEEAGPEDLSFVADARQLSRMGNCRAGTLLVPASHAAALAAAAPAVTMLGVAEPQRIFQELLPRFRNVRPRPARGVSPHAFISPTATVGPDCYVGPGAVIDDEAVVGPDCDIYPGAVIGRGCRVAESVTLHPHVVLYHDVQVGARTIIHAGAVIGADGFGYRFAEGAFQKIPQLGHVVIEEDVEIGAGAMVDRGAIGATVIGAGTKLDNMVMVGHNCRVGKHNVIASQVGLAGSCSTGDYVRLGGQVGVCDHVHIGTGCAIGAKSGIHKSIPAGETWVGYPATPEAEQKRLLFSLKRVPDMRTDFKALQKQVQELQARLEALQAAPDLPPLRAAG; from the coding sequence ATGTCGCTCACCGCGGCCGACCTTGCACGCCTGGTTTCAGCGGAACTGTTCGGTCCTGCCGACCGGTCGATCACCGGCGCCGCGGCTCTGGAAGAAGCCGGACCGGAGGATCTGTCGTTCGTCGCCGATGCGCGGCAATTGAGTCGGATGGGAAACTGCCGCGCAGGAACTCTGCTGGTGCCAGCTTCGCATGCTGCGGCCCTGGCGGCTGCGGCTCCCGCCGTCACGATGCTCGGAGTGGCCGAACCGCAACGGATATTTCAGGAACTGCTGCCCCGCTTTCGCAACGTCCGCCCGCGGCCGGCGCGGGGCGTTTCGCCGCACGCTTTTATCAGCCCGACGGCGACCGTGGGGCCCGACTGCTACGTCGGACCCGGAGCGGTGATCGACGATGAGGCCGTGGTCGGACCGGATTGTGACATTTATCCCGGCGCGGTGATCGGTCGCGGCTGCCGCGTCGCGGAGAGCGTCACGCTCCATCCGCACGTCGTGCTGTATCACGACGTGCAGGTCGGCGCGCGAACCATCATTCATGCCGGAGCCGTGATCGGGGCCGACGGCTTCGGCTACCGGTTTGCGGAAGGAGCCTTCCAGAAGATTCCGCAGCTCGGACACGTCGTGATCGAAGAGGACGTCGAGATCGGCGCCGGGGCGATGGTCGATCGCGGCGCGATCGGAGCGACCGTGATCGGTGCGGGGACCAAGCTCGATAATATGGTCATGGTCGGGCACAACTGCCGGGTCGGCAAACACAACGTGATTGCCTCGCAGGTCGGGCTGGCGGGTTCCTGCAGCACCGGCGACTACGTCCGGCTGGGCGGACAGGTCGGCGTGTGCGACCACGTTCACATCGGAACGGGCTGCGCGATCGGCGCCAAAAGCGGCATTCATAAGAGCATTCCCGCCGGGGAAACGTGGGTCGGTTATCCTGCAACCCCCGAGGCGGAGCAGAAGCGGCTGCTGTTTTCTCTGAAACGCGTCCCCGACATGCGGACTGACTTCAAGGCGCTGCAGAAGCAAGTCCAGGAACTTCAGGCCCGTCTGGAAGCACTGCAGGCGGCGCCGGACCTGCCCCCGTTGCGGGCCGCGGGTTAG
- a CDS encoding LpxI family protein has product MAVSSPTILQLAETPSADAGRRVGLLAGAGRFPIVFAEAARRQGHRVYTLGVQGMADEEELTQLSHRYSPIPLARIGKAIRLFKKFQIDHVVMAGKIEKTVLFQPWRILRLLPDLRTLHMWFRYAINDRKDDTLLLAVIREFEQDQIWFQSALDYCPELLVKHGFLTRRHPTDAQWRDIRFGWELAKEMGRLDIGQSVCINDCAAIAVEAIEGTDRCIRRAGELCRRGGFTVVKVAKPQQDLRFDVPTIGVQTIHTMAESGARVLAVESGMTILLDEPEVVRLADKLGIAVVAINADEVSLRIAS; this is encoded by the coding sequence ATGGCTGTTTCTTCCCCGACGATCCTTCAGCTCGCGGAGACTCCGTCCGCAGACGCGGGCCGCCGGGTCGGCTTGCTGGCCGGCGCGGGGCGGTTTCCGATCGTCTTTGCCGAAGCGGCCCGTCGTCAGGGGCACCGGGTCTATACGCTCGGCGTGCAGGGGATGGCGGACGAGGAAGAACTGACGCAGCTCTCGCATCGCTATTCTCCCATCCCCCTGGCGCGCATCGGCAAAGCGATCCGGCTGTTCAAGAAATTCCAGATCGATCACGTCGTGATGGCGGGGAAGATCGAGAAGACCGTCCTGTTTCAGCCGTGGCGGATTCTGCGTCTGCTGCCGGACCTGCGCACGCTGCATATGTGGTTTCGCTACGCGATCAACGACCGCAAAGACGACACGCTGCTGCTGGCGGTGATTCGCGAATTCGAACAGGATCAGATCTGGTTCCAGTCGGCCCTCGATTACTGTCCGGAGCTGCTCGTGAAACACGGATTTCTGACGCGACGTCATCCGACCGACGCCCAATGGCGCGACATCCGGTTCGGCTGGGAACTGGCCAAAGAGATGGGGCGGCTGGATATCGGCCAGTCGGTCTGCATCAACGACTGCGCCGCGATTGCGGTGGAGGCCATCGAAGGGACCGACCGCTGCATCCGACGCGCGGGGGAACTCTGCCGCCGGGGCGGGTTTACCGTCGTGAAGGTCGCGAAACCCCAGCAGGACCTGCGGTTCGACGTGCCGACGATCGGAGTGCAGACCATTCACACGATGGCGGAGTCGGGGGCGCGGGTGCTGGCGGTTGAATCGGGAATGACGATTCTGCTCGATGAGCCGGAAGTCGTCCGACTGGCGGACAAGCTCGGGATTGCCGTCGTGGCCATCAACGCGGACGAAGTATCGCTGCGAATCGCTTCATAG
- the aroH gene encoding chorismate mutase, translating into MPVRGIRGATSVAEDVPEQILAATRELLEEVLKSNSITEFDEIVSAIFTTTPDLTATFPAEAARAIGMRLVPLLCASEIAVPGSLPRCVRVLLHVNTDKPQCEMVHVYLREAKRLRPDVRSAQ; encoded by the coding sequence ATGCCCGTACGAGGAATCCGCGGAGCCACCAGCGTTGCCGAAGACGTTCCCGAGCAGATTCTCGCGGCGACGCGAGAACTGCTGGAGGAAGTGCTTAAGTCCAACAGTATTACGGAGTTCGATGAGATCGTTTCGGCGATTTTCACCACAACTCCGGATCTGACGGCGACGTTTCCGGCCGAAGCGGCCCGCGCGATCGGCATGCGGCTCGTGCCGCTGCTGTGCGCTTCGGAGATCGCGGTTCCCGGGAGCCTGCCCCGCTGCGTCCGGGTGCTGCTGCACGTCAACACGGACAAGCCTCAGTGCGAGATGGTCCACGTCTATCTGCGCGAAGCGAAGCGGCTGCGACCGGACGTCCGCAGCGCCCAGTAG
- a CDS encoding PQQ-binding-like beta-propeller repeat protein, giving the protein MITTVARRLAFGAILAALFASGLTATHAATVTGTIESVDADAGTITLSVPRKDEPQTLTLKAGASITISGKKSMLADLQPGQAVTLTTDRDNVVLKVAARNAPAPRGKAARSPLKTGLAKVEAGDWPQYHGPNRDNISAETDLLDRWPAGGPPLAWKSDRLGEGYSSVAIVGGRIYTMGNRGDDEMVHCLDAADGKPIWSARNGDAYREGQGNGPRGTPTVDGDLLYALGANGDLSCLKTADGDVVWQLNILKEFGAGNITWGISESVLIDGDNLICTPGGKSATMAALNKLTGKPVWSAVVPGNPQASYSSIIPVDVGGIRQYVNFTHTGVIGVRAADGRPLWGDTTAANGTANCSSPVASDNFIFASSGYGQGGALIQLIPSQNGSVNSKLAYPSKEMKNHHGGMILIKNHLYGSDDPGVLKCLDLKTGNVIWQNRSVGKGALTCADGKLILRSEAGPVALVEASPKAYVELGRFDQPDRSEKASWSHPVVSHGKLYLRDMDRLLVYNLK; this is encoded by the coding sequence ATGATCACAACCGTTGCGCGCCGGCTGGCCTTCGGCGCCATTCTGGCGGCGTTGTTCGCGAGCGGCTTGACGGCGACCCACGCGGCGACGGTGACCGGGACGATCGAATCCGTCGATGCCGACGCCGGCACGATCACCCTCTCCGTCCCCAGGAAAGACGAACCCCAGACGCTGACCCTCAAGGCCGGCGCGTCGATCACGATCAGCGGCAAGAAGTCGATGCTGGCCGATCTCCAGCCCGGGCAGGCCGTGACGCTGACGACCGACCGCGACAACGTCGTCCTGAAAGTCGCCGCCCGCAACGCTCCCGCTCCCCGCGGAAAGGCAGCCCGCAGTCCCCTGAAGACGGGACTGGCGAAAGTGGAAGCCGGCGACTGGCCGCAGTACCACGGCCCGAACCGCGACAACATTTCGGCCGAGACCGACCTGCTCGATCGCTGGCCCGCCGGCGGTCCCCCTCTCGCCTGGAAGTCCGACCGGTTGGGAGAAGGCTACTCCAGCGTCGCGATTGTCGGCGGCCGGATCTATACGATGGGCAATCGCGGCGACGACGAGATGGTCCACTGTCTCGACGCCGCCGATGGCAAGCCGATCTGGTCCGCGCGCAACGGGGACGCCTACCGGGAAGGTCAGGGGAACGGACCGCGCGGCACGCCGACCGTCGATGGCGATCTCCTGTATGCCCTGGGGGCCAACGGCGACCTGTCCTGCCTGAAGACCGCCGACGGCGATGTCGTCTGGCAGCTCAATATCCTCAAGGAATTCGGCGCCGGCAATATCACCTGGGGAATCAGTGAGTCGGTTCTGATCGACGGCGACAATCTGATCTGCACGCCGGGAGGCAAGTCCGCCACGATGGCGGCGCTCAACAAACTGACCGGGAAACCGGTCTGGTCGGCAGTGGTCCCCGGAAATCCGCAGGCCTCCTATTCGTCGATCATCCCGGTCGACGTCGGCGGAATCCGTCAGTACGTCAACTTCACGCACACGGGAGTGATCGGTGTTCGCGCGGCGGACGGCCGCCCGTTGTGGGGAGACACGACCGCCGCCAACGGCACCGCCAACTGCTCGTCGCCCGTCGCGAGCGACAACTTCATCTTCGCCTCGTCCGGATACGGTCAGGGAGGGGCGCTGATTCAGCTCATCCCGTCGCAGAACGGCAGCGTGAACTCGAAACTGGCCTATCCCTCCAAGGAGATGAAGAACCACCACGGCGGAATGATCCTGATCAAGAACCACCTCTACGGCTCGGACGACCCCGGCGTCCTGAAGTGCCTGGATCTCAAGACCGGCAACGTGATCTGGCAGAATCGCTCCGTCGGAAAGGGCGCGCTGACCTGCGCCGACGGCAAGCTGATTCTGCGCAGCGAGGCCGGCCCCGTCGCCCTCGTCGAAGCCAGTCCGAAGGCGTACGTCGAGCTCGGGCGTTTCGACCAGCCCGACCGCAGCGAGAAGGCAAGCTGGTCGCATCCCGTCGTCAGTCACGGCAAACTCTACCTGCGCGACATGGATCGACTGCTGGTTTACAATCTGAAGTGA
- a CDS encoding arylsulfatase, translating to MQARIRLGSLIAALLCTPLSLPAAPKPNVILIMTDDQGYGDLSCHGNDELATPHLDALQKDSVRLTNYHVDPTCSPTRAALMTGRYSSRTGVWHTILGRSLMRADETTVADVFKHNGYRTGIFGKWHLGDAAPLRPQDRGFDECLVHGGGGVGQTPDFWGNDYFDDTYWHNGQPEPQQGYCTDVFFAAATKFLEQPGEEPFFLYLPTNAPHGPYLVDPKSSEPFKRAGIASPRAEFYGMLVNIDENVGRLRARLQELGLAENTIFLFTTDNGTAAGPNGGLRGKKGSQYEGGHRVPCFWHWPAGGLRGGRDVTPLTAHIDLLPTLVELCGLTCPPTKPLDGRSLAPLLRGVEKREWPARTLFVHSQRIPFPQKWKTSAVLTDRWRLVDGKELYDLSADPEQKRDVASNHPDLVAQLRGDYERWWESLSKDFEPAVPIELGRPGSPVVALNCHDWHTEEKQCPWNQTLIQRDPAANGRWWIEVKTPGTYEFTLRSRPAGFEEVLQATRVRVEVGKAMGSVDVELSAKSAMVSLELAVGAMWLQTWLEGGALERGAYFVTARKVE from the coding sequence ATGCAGGCCCGCATTCGCCTGGGAAGTTTGATCGCGGCGCTTCTCTGCACGCCCCTGTCACTCCCCGCCGCCCCCAAACCCAATGTCATCCTGATCATGACCGACGATCAGGGCTACGGCGATTTGAGCTGCCACGGCAACGACGAACTGGCGACGCCGCATCTCGATGCGCTCCAGAAGGACAGCGTCCGGCTGACGAATTACCACGTCGATCCGACCTGTTCCCCCACGCGGGCCGCGCTGATGACGGGGCGTTACTCCAGCCGAACCGGCGTCTGGCATACGATCCTCGGCCGGTCGCTGATGCGGGCCGACGAAACCACGGTCGCCGACGTCTTCAAGCACAACGGCTACCGGACCGGCATCTTCGGTAAGTGGCACCTGGGGGATGCCGCCCCGCTCCGGCCGCAGGATCGGGGGTTCGACGAATGCCTCGTCCACGGCGGCGGCGGAGTCGGGCAGACGCCTGACTTCTGGGGCAACGACTATTTCGATGATACGTACTGGCACAACGGCCAGCCCGAACCGCAGCAGGGATATTGCACGGACGTGTTCTTCGCCGCCGCGACGAAGTTCCTCGAACAGCCGGGCGAGGAACCGTTCTTTCTCTATCTGCCAACCAACGCGCCGCACGGTCCGTACCTGGTCGATCCAAAGTCCAGCGAGCCCTTCAAGCGGGCGGGCATTGCGTCGCCCCGGGCCGAGTTCTACGGCATGCTGGTCAACATCGACGAGAACGTCGGCCGCCTGCGGGCACGGCTGCAGGAGCTCGGCCTCGCGGAGAACACGATTTTCCTCTTCACCACCGACAATGGCACCGCTGCCGGTCCCAACGGCGGCCTGCGCGGCAAGAAAGGTTCGCAGTACGAAGGAGGCCACCGGGTCCCCTGTTTCTGGCACTGGCCGGCGGGAGGTCTGCGCGGCGGACGCGACGTGACGCCGCTGACCGCACACATCGACTTGCTCCCAACGCTGGTCGAGCTGTGCGGCTTGACCTGCCCGCCGACCAAACCGCTCGACGGTCGCAGTCTGGCCCCGTTGCTGCGCGGCGTCGAGAAACGGGAGTGGCCGGCCCGGACGCTGTTTGTTCATTCGCAACGGATTCCGTTCCCGCAGAAGTGGAAGACGAGCGCGGTGCTGACCGATCGCTGGCGACTCGTCGACGGCAAGGAGCTGTATGACCTCTCCGCCGATCCCGAACAGAAACGCGACGTCGCCAGCAATCACCCCGATCTGGTCGCGCAACTGCGGGGCGACTATGAGCGCTGGTGGGAGAGTCTGAGCAAGGACTTCGAACCGGCCGTGCCGATTGAACTGGGGCGTCCGGGCAGCCCGGTCGTAGCACTCAACTGCCACGACTGGCACACGGAGGAGAAGCAATGCCCCTGGAATCAGACGCTGATTCAGCGCGACCCGGCGGCGAACGGTCGCTGGTGGATCGAGGTCAAGACGCCGGGGACGTATGAGTTCACGCTGCGCTCGCGTCCGGCGGGTTTTGAAGAAGTCCTGCAAGCAACGAGGGTGCGAGTGGAAGTGGGGAAAGCAATGGGCTCCGTCGATGTCGAGCTGTCCGCGAAGTCGGCGATGGTATCGCTGGAGCTTGCGGTCGGCGCGATGTGGCTGCAGACGTGGCTGGAGGGGGGAGCGCTGGAGCGCGGGGCGTATTTTGTGACGGCGCGGAAGGTGGAGTAG
- a CDS encoding PEGA domain-containing protein, with the protein MSRVSQSRSEQQTPAGRPRLLRSGLVALLLVTAGTGCVSRRLMVQSNPPGALVLLEGKEVGYTPTAVDFTYYGTREITLIKDGYETLTVLQKVPTPWYQIPGVDFFSDNLLPYRIADRHSFSYSMNPLRPEDITPNSGVVDRAQMLRSESQMGGP; encoded by the coding sequence ATGTCCAGGGTCAGCCAGAGTCGATCGGAACAGCAAACGCCTGCCGGCCGCCCGCGGCTGCTGCGCAGCGGCCTGGTCGCGCTGCTCCTTGTAACCGCCGGGACCGGCTGCGTCAGCCGCCGGCTCATGGTGCAGTCCAATCCGCCCGGAGCGCTGGTGCTGCTCGAAGGCAAAGAAGTCGGCTACACCCCCACCGCGGTCGACTTCACCTACTACGGCACGCGCGAGATCACGCTGATCAAGGACGGCTACGAAACGTTGACGGTGTTGCAGAAAGTCCCCACCCCCTGGTACCAGATTCCAGGAGTCGACTTCTTCTCGGACAACCTGCTCCCATACCGCATCGCCGACCGGCACTCGTTTTCGTACTCGATGAACCCGCTCCGCCCGGAAGACATCACCCCCAACAGCGGCGTCGTCGACCGCGCCCAGATGCTCCGCTCCGAATCCCAGATGGGCGGCCCATAG